The nucleotide sequence AAATTCAATATCACTAAACATATCAAGATCCCAAAGTTTTTTAATTACGTTACTTAAACGCTGTCCCGGGATGTAAAGTTCTTCACCTTTTTTAAGTCGTGTAAACGAGATCACGGTTTGCTCGTTGTATCGGGTAGATCCAGTTACCTTTATATCACCTAAAGTGTATTTTTTACCGTTTCCTATAGGGAGATCCTGCGCATTGGCAGCGATACTAAGAGTAAAACAAATTATTACGAATGCTACTATATTTTTCGTCATAAATGCACTAACTAAGTTGCTCACTTGTTTTTCCAAATCTTCGTTCTCTGTTTTGATAATTATAAATGGCTTCGTAAAGATTTTCTTTTCTAAAGTCTGGCCATAAAATACTTGTAAAATACAACTCGGCATAAGCCATTTGCCAAAGCAAAAAGTTGCTGATTCTTTGTTCGCCGCTAGTTCTAATCATAAGATCAACATCGGGCACATCTTTGGTATATAAATTTTCAGAGATTAAAGAATCATTGATCTCGTCTGGTTTTAACGTTCCATTTTGCACTTTATTGGCTAAAATTTTAAATGCAGAGGTTATTTCTTCTCTGGATCCATAGCTTAAAGCTAAAATTAACGTCATTTTAGAGTTGTCTTTGGTCTTATCGATAACATCTAAAAGTTCTCTTTTCGCCTTTTTTGGTAAGTTCTCAATATTACCAATGGCAGTTAACCTAATGTCATTATTTTGTAATGTTTTGATTTCTTTTTTTAACGAAGAAACCAAAATTTTCATTAAAGCATCAACTTCAAATTTAGGTCGATTCCAATTTTCTGTTGAAAATGCGTAAAGCGTTAGATATTTAACTCCGATTTCGGCACTTCCTTCAACCACATCTCTAACAGATTTTACACCTTCATTATGCCCAACAGCTCTTAAAAAGCCTTGTTTTTTGGCCCAACGACCGTTACCGTCCATAATAACGGCAATATGCGCAGGTAATTTTGTTAAATTGAGATTTTCTTTAAAATTCATTCTCTAAAAGCTCGAATAACAGGGTTTTCTCCCGAAGGTTATTGTAAATGTGATTCCGGTAAAAACATACCAATCATTTGTATTTTGATTTCCAAAGGTAAGAATAGGATCTGGTGTGTCTGTTAATTCCTCTGGATTACTTCCGTCTAAATTATCTGTAAACGTATATCGCGCTCCGATTTCGATTCCTCCGATTAGACGCTGAGTTATAGTTGTTTTGTAACCGATAACCATTGGGATCGCAAATTCCCAATTTGTCCCTTCATTAACGAGAGGAGCTCCTCTAGATCCATCTAAAATCACATGATCGGCACTAAAATAGGTGACTCCGGTATAAAGGTAAGGGCTGCTTTGTGGCGTTCCTTTATGAAGATCGAAATCCCAAAAATTAAATTCTAATCCTAAGGAAGCTTCAGTAATAGTATTGCTAAAAGAATAGCCTCTTTGTTCTCTTCGGGTATCATTACTGTCGGCATCGTCTGCTTCAATGTTTCCCATTATGACAGAAAATCTGAAAGAATGGCGAGGGCTTCGATTCCATTTAAGAATACCTCCAAAAGCAATATCACTGGGGTTGATGTAAGTAGATTTACCTACATCACCAATATAATTTGCGCCACCCAAAAAGGCACCGACCTCATAAGTCTGAGATTGCAAATGTACTGAAGTGATTACCATTAAAACTAAAGCTATTCGATACCGCATAGGTTCTTAAAAGTTTGCAAATATAACAATTATGTTTGCTCTGCAATAATTTGAGCTAATTAGTATTACATTAACAGCGTTTTAAAAGAAATATTGTCTAATTACGTTTGTCTTCTCCCCATA is from Zunongwangia endophytica and encodes:
- a CDS encoding isoprenyl transferase encodes the protein MNFKENLNLTKLPAHIAVIMDGNGRWAKKQGFLRAVGHNEGVKSVRDVVEGSAEIGVKYLTLYAFSTENWNRPKFEVDALMKILVSSLKKEIKTLQNNDIRLTAIGNIENLPKKAKRELLDVIDKTKDNSKMTLILALSYGSREEITSAFKILANKVQNGTLKPDEINDSLISENLYTKDVPDVDLMIRTSGEQRISNFLLWQMAYAELYFTSILWPDFRKENLYEAIYNYQNRERRFGKTSEQLS
- a CDS encoding DUF6089 family protein → MRYRIALVLMVITSVHLQSQTYEVGAFLGGANYIGDVGKSTYINPSDIAFGGILKWNRSPRHSFRFSVIMGNIEADDADSNDTRREQRGYSFSNTITEASLGLEFNFWDFDLHKGTPQSSPYLYTGVTYFSADHVILDGSRGAPLVNEGTNWEFAIPMVIGYKTTITQRLIGGIEIGARYTFTDNLDGSNPEELTDTPDPILTFGNQNTNDWYVFTGITFTITFGRKPCYSSF